The genomic DNA CAAGATAATGAATGACAACATCATAGTTGCATCCACAAGATCTTTATTTATTTTCATGTCTGTATTTTTTTAGGCTGTGAAACGATCTTTTATTTTTCGGGGCTGGCTGTTTCTTCCGTTGTGGAAGGAGTGCTAAGGCCTTTCATGATGCCATACAAGCCTACACCGAGGGCTCCCATGACGACTACCAGTTTCAGATAATCGTTCGGAACGATGGAACTGCAAGCGAGTACACAACCGATAATAGTAATAACGACATAAATATAGATACTGAATTTATTCTTTTTAGTAGACATAATTATTTGATTTTTTAAGTGAATAATAAAATTGTTCGCATTTCGGAAAATGCAATAAAAGAAACGGTATGGAATTCATATCCCATACGAAATCAGAGATTATTCACTTACGATCAAATAATGATTTTCCGCAGGCCATACACATGGTATCCCATGCGGCAAAGGAGGGTTGAAAAGTTAATGGTCTGACATATTGTTACCTCTTCGGATACTTTCCGGAGAAGATTGATTTCTTTCAAGCGAAAATACTGGATTGCCTTTTCTTCGATCTTCAGTAATCGTATGTTTAAAGTATTGCTGACATTCTGGATGCTTCTGCGAGGTGTCAGGCAATTGCAACCTTTCAAGTCGCTGCTGAGTATTTCCAGGTTATGCTGCATGTCAGCTGTTCCTTTTTCTATCATAACAGCCTCTTTCTGCACTTGTAAATCAAGTGTAGTATCGTTGTTCTGTACGTCTTCGGGTACAAAAAGCAACATTCCGAATAGTAGGGTCAATATGAATAGAAAATTCTTCATGTTACAAAGATATATGAATTCTTGCGTAAAAAACAAATATGTGCCCTTTTTGTTTTTATTTTTGCATGCAAATTATGCTGAAAACAGATATGGAAGATAAAAAATCTCTTGCTGGGGCTTGGGTGGAGGCGGCACGTCCCAGGACCTTGCCGGCCTCTGTCAGTCCGGTTTTATTGGGGTGCGCATTGGCCTATTATGACGGGATGTTCGATATAACACCGGCAGTATTGTGCCTCCTCGTGGCTCTCTTCGCCCAGATAGCCAGTAACTTTGCGAACGATTATTTCGATTTTAAGAAGGGAGCCGACCGGGAGGATCGGTTAGGGCCGGAGCGAGCGGTGGCGCAAGGCTGGATCACTCCGAAAGCCATGCTGACAGGTACGTTCGCCATGTTGGGACTGGCTTGCTTGTCCGGTTTGTTGTTGATCTGTTTTGCGGACTGGCGGCTGATATGGGTGGGACTTGCGATCGCCATATGTGTGCTGGCCTATTCTGCCGGTCCTTTTCCTTTGGCTTATAACGGACTGGGAGATGTCTGCGTATTGTTGTTTTACGGGGTTATACCGGTTTGTTTCACCTACTATATACAGACGTTGAGTTTCTCCTTGTTGTCTTTCTTGCTATCTGTGGCCTTGGGGCTTTTGTCTGTGAATATCTTAGTTGTCAATAATTACCGGGACTACCTGCAGGATAAGGCTGCCCGCAAACGGACGACAATCGTTTTGTTCGGTCGCCGTTTCGGTCGGGTGTTTTATATTTTGAATGAATGTGTGGCGTTTCTCTTGGTTCTCCCGCTTGTTCTGGATGCTCCTTGGTGGATTCTGTTTTTATTCGGGATCCTGTTCGCCCTTTGCTTTTACACGACACGGGAATTGCTTACACTGGAAGGAAGGGCGTTAAACCGTACATTGGGACATACGGCACGCAATGTATTTCTTTTTGCGGCAGTCCTTTCCCTTTTATTCGTATATGTGGGATCGAGTCTGTAGCCGGACTGCCGTAGATTCTCTCTTGCAAGAGTAAGTACCGTCGGCCCGCACTTATAGTTCTGAGAGTCTGCGATACTTTAATCGCAAGCTCTCAGAACTATAAACGTAAGACGCCGATTGTAAGGACTTATTTCGAAACCTGAAAATGGGCCGCTTTCCTGTATAATTTCCGTAATGTGCCCTGGATCGATTTGGACAGGATAATCATCGTTACAGCAATGATGATAAGCAGGATGCCTACTGCCAGATTGGGGGTGAAAGGCTCGCTGAAAACCAATATCCCGACACATACGGCGGTGATAGGTTCTACGGCGCCCAATACGGCGGTAAGCGTTCCGCCGATATTGTGCACGGCAAGCACGAGGGTGATATTCGAGATGACTGTCGGAACGATCGCCAACAGTATCAGATTGACAAATGACATGCTGTCGGGAATCGGTTGGATACCCTGGTTGGTTCCCGCCTTGATGGCAAACAGAGCCGTGCTGACAATGAATACATAGAAGGTCAGTTTGCGTCCACCCATCTTTAGCCTGGAGGTTGATCCCCCGGCTAAGAATTTATTGACGGTCGTGATATAGAGCGCATATCCCAGGGCCGACAGCAGCACGATGAACACACCTAATGCGCTCAGTCTTATTTCTTCTTCACCTATCGAAAGACGTGCCACCCCGCAGATTGCCAAAACGATCGCCATCAAGGTAATCCAGGATGTCTTTTCCCGGAAAAACAACAGCATGATAAGCGTTACGAATACCGGATAGGTGAAATGCAGCGTTGTGGCGATCCCCGCCGACATAAAATTGTATCCCCAGAACAGGAACATGGCGGAGGCCGTATAGAAAAAACCTAACAATATTAATACCGGGATATCTCTCTTGTCTGCGTGGAAAGATTCTTTCTTTGCGGCCATAATACCTGCCAGGGCCAATGCCGCGAACAGGAAACGGTAGAACAGGATGGAATCGAATTGCATTCCTTTTGCCATCAGGGGCAAGGTAAACAGCGGGATTAACCCGAAGGTTGCGGATGTCAAGATACCAAAGGCAAATCCTTTTAAATTATTCATCGTACTGCGTATTCTTTTTGATAAAACTGATGCAAAGGTAGTCGAAACGGACATTTGCACCAAAATTTGCGCTCGGTGTCTTTTATATGGTATCGGAATATAAAGGGTAAAGGAGGACGATACTCCGGTATTGTTACGGAATGTTTGCAATTAGTAAAAGATGGAAGGTGCCCCAAAACAGTCCTGTTCTCACACCAAAGATGGGAATAAGGGCTTTTAGGACACCTTCTATCAATGTGGACTGATCTTTTTCTTACAAAAGCAACCCTGCGGCAACCTCTTCCGCAACCGCATCGTTCTTGATGGCTGCGACCAGGGCGAGGCCAAAATTCATGACTAATCCGGGGCCTTTGCCGGTTATCACATTGTCGGAGACTTCAACGGCTTCACCGGTGACGTTCGCACCGATCAGCTTCGGTTCAAAACCCGGATAGCAGGTCGCCTTGCGGCCCTTTAACAAGCCGAGTCCGCCCAATACCATAGGAGCGGCACAGATTGCAGCTACGATACGGCCTTCGCGGTATTGTCCGAGCAATGCTTCTTTGACGGTCTCCGAATCGTTCAGGTTCGATGCACCCGGCATGCCTCCGGGGAGAATGAGGGCATCGGCATCATTTAACAGGGCATTGTTCAATGTCGTGTCGGCTGTGACCGGAACATTGTGTGCACCGATGACAACCGGATCGGTTGTGATGGAAACAGTTGTAACTTCGATTCCACCGCGACGCAGAATATCGACAGTCCCCAGGGCTTCCATTTCTTCGAAACCGTTCGCTAAGAATACAATTGCTTTCTTCATGATTTATGATTTATGAATTATGATTTATAATTTATGATTTATCAACTGCTCATAAATCATAAATTATTTAAGTTTATACAGATAGGTAATCGTACCACTCTGGTTGTTCGCTCCGCTGATGCTGTTGAACTTGGCGCGTTTGGCCGCGTCCAGGGCGCTCTTGCGCATGGAACCGTTGTCGATGTTGGTACCTTTGCCTATTTCTGCAAATATAACATTTCCTTTCGGATCTACCGTAATGTTGATTACGATTCGTCCTTCTTCCTGGATCGTGTAAGCTGGGCGTGGTAGACCTCCCGCTCCGATCGAACGTCCGTTCAGGTTGAACGAACCATATCCGCCAACACCTTCATTAGCCCCGTGGTCGGAATTTCCGAACGGGCTACCCTGATTGCCGGTTCCGGATCCGGCATCTCCCTGGCTGTTCCCTTCTTGGCTGCCTATTCCGAAAGCACCTGCGACCTTGTTGCTGATGGCCTGTTCTTTCTTGCGGCGTTCTTCGGCAAGGCGTTTCTTCTCGGCTTCCTCCTTGCGGATGCGTTCTTTTTCAGCCTCCTCTTTCCGTTTTTTCTCTTCTTCTTTCTTGCGTTGCTCTTCTTTTTCTTTTTTCTTCTTTGCTTCTTCGATTGCGACGCTTTCTTCGATCTCCTGCGTCACCAGATCTTCCTTAGGAGTTTCTACCTTCGGTTCCGGAACGGGAGGGGGAGGAGGAGTCGTTTCTTGTGGAGGTTCCTGTCCGGTATATTTCGGTTCGAAAGTCCCGGCTGCCGCATTGACATTTCCGAAGTTCACCAATATACCGCCGTCTTCATCGGGAACGACGGTTTTGAGAACCGTGAATCCCAGAATCAGCAGGATGAACAGGTGGAATGCCACCGAACCCGCTATGCCATATATGTCATCTTTATTTAACTTCATGAATTATGAATTATAATTTATGATTTATGAATTCTGATTTATCATCGACGCATCAATCATAAATCAGAATTCATAAATCTCAACTATTTTTGTGATCGGGTGGCAAGCACCATCTTGAATTTATTCTGATTTGCGATGTTCAGAATACGTACGATTTCTTTATAAGGGACCGTCTCGTCTGCATACAAGGCTACAAACATTTCCGGTTCTTTTGCATAACTGTCTTGCAGGAATGGGGTGATCTCTTCGAAAGACACCTGTTTTTCCCGCTGGTTACCGAAAGCGACATAGTAATTCAGATTCGCATCGATCGTGACACGCGTCAGTGGCTTGGCAGCAGTCTGCTTTTGTGCCTGTGGGAGCGTCACCTTGATGGCGTTCGGAATCACGACGGTGGAGGTAACCATAAAGAAAATCAACAGCAGGAATATGACGTCCGTCATGGAAGCCATGCTGAAGCTTTCGTTTACTTTTGTTCTTCGTTTTAAAGCCATAACTTTTTGAGTTATGATTTATGATTTGTGATTTATGATTGTATCTGTGTCGGGATAAATCATAAATCACAAATCATAAATCTTTAGTTTGCAGGTTCATTCAATAAGTCCATAAATTCCATCGTGCGGGCTTCCATCTTGTTTACCACGTTGTCTACCTGCGAAACCAGATAGTTGTAGGCAAACAGGGTGATGATACCGACAACCAGGCCACCTACCGTTGTTACCAGCGCTTCGTAGATACCGCCCGACAATAAGGTTACGTCTACATTCGTTCCTGCATTAGCCATATCGAAAAAGGCGCGAACCATACCGGTTACCGTACCTAAGAAACCCAACATGGGAGCGCCGGCGGCTGTCGTGGCGATCAGCGGGAATCCTTTTTCGAGTTTGGCGATCTCCAGGTTACCCACGTTCTCGATGGCAACCAGTACGTCGTTCATCGGGCGTCCCAAGCGGGTGATACCTTTCTCGATCATACGGGCGGAAGGGGTGTTGGTGCTTCGGCACAGGTTCAGGGCCGAATCAACCTTCCCTTCATGGATGTAATCTTTGATGCGGTTCATAAATGTTTCATCCTCCTTACCGGCGCGGCGGATGACCATCAGGCGCTGGATAAATATATAACATGCCATCAGCGACAATAGCAATAAGACAACCATAATCCACCCCCCTTTAAAAGCCAGGTCGATTACATTGATTTCAGCTTCCGTGGGTGCTGTTACCGCCGTGAGGTCCGGCATTTGTTCTGCTGTTTGTGCCCCTACTGCTTGCAGGGAAAGTAAAATGCTCATATTTGATTTGTGATTTGTGATTTATGAATTATCTGTTAATTGTCTATTGTCAATAGACGAGACATTCTTTATATAAACGGATTGTTTCCTTCAGCCCGTAATAGAGAGCATCGCTGATCAAAGCATGACCGATGGAAACTTCATCCAGTCCCGGGATGTTTTGATGGAAATAAGCCAGGTTTTCCAAACTCAGGTCATGACCGGCATTTATGCCTAATCCTAAGTTTTTGGCAAGTCCGGCGGCAGAGATGAAAGGAGCGATTGCTTCTTCGCGGTTTACAGGGTAGAGGGTCGCATAAGGTTCCGTGTATAACTCGATGCGGTCGGTTCCTGTCTTGGCAGCCAGTTCGATATTCTCAAGATCCGTTCCGACGAATATGGAAGTACGGATACCGTGTGAGGTAAAAGTTTCGACTAACTCGCTCAACTGGTCGAAATGGGCTTTCACGTCCCAACCTGCATTTGATGTGATGGCATCGGGAGCATCCGGCACTAGTGTCACCTGCGTCGGTTTTACTTTCAGAACCAGGTCTATAAACTTCTCGCAAGGATAACCTTCTATGTTAAACTCTGTTTTTATTTCCGGTTTCAAGGCATACACATCGCTGTATCGGATATGACGTTCGTCCGGTCTGGGATGAACGGTAATCCCTTGTGCACCGAAAGTTTCACAGTCTAATGCTACTTTTAATACGTTTGGTACATTGCCACCGCGTGCGTTGCGAATGGTTGCGACCTTGTTAATGTTTACACTTAAATTTGTCATCGTATATCGTTATATCTTTTTTCTTTCATTACATTTGCACAAAAGTATCGGCAAATTTAGCAGTATTTAGGGAATATACAGAAGAATGTTGGTGAAAGATTTCATAACGAAGGAACTTCCGGTGTTAAAAAGTTTTGACACTGGGGAATACGCATTAGCCTTGATGGATGATTTTAAGTTAAAGCATCTGCCATTGTTAAGCGAAAACATATATCGGTGTCTGGTTTCGGAAAAAGACCTGTTGGCGATGCCTGATCCAACTGCTATTATCGGTGATCCGGTTCTGTTTTCACCGAGTGTTCAAGAAGATACCCATATCTATGAGGCGTTGGCACTGGTCACTCGCTATCAGTTGAGCCTCCTTCCGGTCGTAAGTACGGAGGGAGAATATCGCGGGGTCATTACGCGCGATAAACTGATCGATATCCTGTCCGAGCTTTGCAATGCCGATACGGCCGGAAGTGTTTTTGTGCTGGAAGTGATGCCGCAGGATTATTCGATGACGGATATCGCCCGTTTGATCGAGGCGAATAATGCGCATATCTTGAGCCTGCTTTCCTATACGGATAAGACGACCGGACGATTGCATCTGATTATCAAAATAGATCTGGAAGACGTCTCTCCTGTGATCCGTAGTTTTGAGCGTTTTAATTATACTGTCCTCTATTATTTCATGGAAAAAGGAATGGTGGACGACCTGTTGCAGCAGCGGATGGAAGAATTGGTCCGTTATATGAACATATAAACAATTGACAATTGATAATTGACAATTAGAAAAATACGAATCGGGGATGAAGAAGGTTGGAATATTTGGCAGTGAGTATCAGGCGGACAAGCAACTTGTGATTAAGCGTTTGTTTGAAAAACTGGCTTCTTTGGAGGCTGAGGTTTTCGTGGACCGTGACTTTTATCTCTTCCTTACGGATGCATTGAACTATGAACCGCCGGTATCGGGCATCTTGACAAGCGACGAGTTTGATTTGGATGTGGCGTTGAGTCTGGGAGGAGACGGGACATTCCTGCGTACTGCCGCCAGGGTGAATAAGCAGGATATCCCCATTTTGGGCATCAATACCGGCCGCCTCGGTTTTCTGGCGGATGTGGCGAGCAATGATATTGAAGATACACTGGACGAATTATTTAAAAACTACTATAAGACGGAAGAACGTACTTTATTGCGCCTTCATACGGAAGACCGGGTGTTTCACGGTTATAATTATGCCTTGAATGAGATTGCGATCCTGAAGCGGGACACCTCTTCCATGGTTACGATCCATACGGCGCTTAACGGGGAATATCTGACGTCTTATCAGGCTGATGGTTTAGTCATTTCTACACCGACAGGTTCGACGGCCTATTCGATGAGTGTGAACGGTCCGATTATCATTCCGCAAAGTAAGAATTTGGTGTTGAGTCCGGTCGCACCTCATTCGTTGAATGTCCGTCCGCTGGTAATTCCGGATTCCTTTACGATCACCCTGGGAGTGGAAAGCCGGAACAAATATTTTCTGATCGCCCTTGATGGGCGTTCCGAGATATTCCCGACCGGCATACAGCTGCGGGTGAGTAAAGCCGATTATACGACCAAGGTGATCAAACGATATAACCATACTTTTTATCAGACTCTCCGTGAAAAACTCATGTGGGGAGCCGATACGAGGATGAAATAGGCCTTCCTCTCCCTTGTGTTATCGTGTGTCCGATACTCCGTTTGTTGCTAGCGGAAGCGTGAACCAGAATGTGGAACCTTTTCCTAAAGTGGAGCAGACACCGATATTACCACCTAGTTTTTCTATGATGCTTTTACTGATGGATAGTCCGAGACCCGTTCCTTGCTTGTGGGCATTCAGTTTGACAAAACGGTCGAATATGTTTTTGCATGCTTCTTCGCTGATTCCGATGCCGGTATCTGTTACGGATACATATATCTTATTTTCTTTCAATCGGTAATCCAGTTTGATTTCGCCATTGGATGTGAATTTGATTGCATTGGTCAGGAAATTGGAGATTACCTGTGTGAGCCGTTTCGGATCGGAGTTAAGTTTGACGGAGGGTAAGTCCCGGTTGAAAGAGAAGCGTACATGATCCGGTATTTTTAAGGTATGGACGGCATAGATCTCCTCGCAAATTTCTTTGAAGTCGAACTTCTTCGGATGAATGTCGAATGTGCTGGCTTCTATTTTTGAGAAATCGAGAATATCGTTGATCAGCTGTAAGAGCAGGTCGCTGTTCTTGTTCAGCCGCATGCAGTTTCTCCCGTATATTTATTTCATTCGTGGTATCGATCAAATTGCTTTCTTTGTCGTATAGCTCGATACCTATCGGAAGCTTCTGGTAAATATTTTCCAGGTTCAGCTCTTTTTTCAAAGGGTTGTGTGTAGGAAAATGAGGCATATCCGTTTTTTTGCATATGATGTCTATTGTGTTGCATATAAAACATTAATCTATTGCATATAAGATCCTAACGCCAATTTCAAAACAGATCTGTTTTTTCTTTTGTTCCGTCTCTTGTGATCTTTTGTATATTTCGTTTATTGGTTTGTTTATTTATGATAAAAGTTATGATAATCATGTGATTTCGTAAAACATTGTAAAATTAGGGAATATAAATGGATTGTTATTCTTGATACTCGGATAAAGTTATGCGAATATGCTGTTTTTGTATACAAAGCCGGAACTGGAGGTTCTCGAAGAAGCTAAATGTGTATCTAAAATTATGTTTTGTAGCATGATTTTGTTAAACATGGTTAAGTAAATGAATTTTCCAAGTAAAAATGTATGCTACATAACATAAAGTTCATATATTTGCACTGTGTTTTTCATGGTATTAGATTTAAGGTTAACAATGAAGATTGGCTGTCCGTGAGGATAGCCTTTTTTTGTTTTGCTATTTTGGGTATATAATATTTTTTTAGCGTAGGTTCTTTGTTAAGAGATAGGAACTTTATATAGATGTTTTAAAATGGTCGAATGAAATATTCGGATAATCAAATGTTATTGGAATATGTAAAAGGGAGGGTTATTTTTTGTTTCTATATTTTTGAAGATAAGTGGGTTGTTTAAAATTGAATAATGTTGCATTCTTGAATGAATGTATTACTTTTGTGCCGTAAATTTAAAAAAGACAAAAGTATGAAGAAAGGTAGATTTTCATTGTTAGGCATTGTTGCTTTGTTTTTAGGTCTGATATTGGTTAGTTGTAGTGACGATGATGATCAGGGAGGAGTAATTGATACAGGTATACACAAAATTGTAGTGGAACAATCTGGTGATATAGACGCGTTTGAATTAGGACTTGTTTTTGGGGCGGTTAATACGACTAGTGGGCCTACGAAATTGTATGATGAGGACGGTAAGTATTTAGGAGAATCGCACTCAGTAACAAGAATGGAAGATGCTAAGGTATCCTGTCAGACAGGGGATGATGCTTTCTTTATGACTTGTGCAGGTTCTGTAACAAGTACTTCAGATGTATCAGGTAAAAAACTGAAGGTGCTGGTTACTGCTTATATAGATGGAAAAGAAGTAAACCAATTGGTGAAAGAATATGAAACTAAAGGTGAGATATTGATAGAAAATTTTAGTGTATCGACAACTGCAAAGTAAATAAGGAGTATTATTGATACTGTTTTAATAAGAAATCAAAAAAGGCTGTCTAAATTAGGATAGCCTTTTTTGTTTGTATTTGAATATTAAAGATTAATGCAAAAAATGATATTGCTGCTGTTGGATATTTATTTTTATTGATGGTTAAGACTTGCCGTGATTAGTAAGAAAAGATTGTTTATTGTTTTTTTTATGCTTATGTTTGCAACTTTAATAGTATTTATCAATTCAATAATTTTGCGAAATATGAGACAGCTTAAAATCATACTATTATTAGTAGCCTTTTCTTGTTCCGTATTTGCACAGGATAGGTTATCTCTGTTTATAAGCAGGGCAAATAAATATGCCTCAGTGGAGCTATCAGATTATCGAAAGCGTTTATGTGTAGAATATAATATGTCCAATAATTCATTGGATGATTATTACAGGCGGTGCGGAAGAAATTGGGGGAATGTCGGTTTGGCTCTTGAAATAGCCAGAACTTCCGGTAGGCATATGCGGGATGTTTGTGATTATTATAAACGTTATCATCGACATGGTTGGGATCGCGTATTGATAGAGATAGGTATAAGACCGGGATCAACATGTTACAAGCCTTTTTATGACAGGATTCATTATCATAGTAACTGTTGGCATGAACATTATTGCTCGTATTGTGATCATCACGATAAACACCATTATAAGCATCATAAAAAACATAAACACCACAAACATCATAAACATCATAAATGGCACGATGGCTATGACGATGATGATTGGGATGACGATGATGATTAACATTTATAGATATAAAAGTATATTGAAATGAGAAAGATTTTAATTTTTTTAGGACTATTGTTTGTTATGTTGAGTAACATTTATGCTCAAAAAGGCAGACAAGCGATTGGATTCGGATTGAGTTATGGGACAGAAATTGAAAGTATTGGTTTAGGGTTGAAATACCAATATAACATAACTAACCCCATACGTCTCGAACCGTCTTTGAATTATTTTATAGAAAATGACAATGTTAGTATGTTGGACGTGAATATGAATCTTCATTACTTATGTCCTGTGGGGAGGAGTGTCAAATTATATCCTTTATTTGGTTTTACATTTTCCAATTGGATGTTTGATTTGGGCGATGGATTTGATATAGATGTGGATGGAGATCATATTCATATTGACAAGGACGATGACCATCATAATGAATGTAGAGTAGGAGTGAATATTGGTGGTGGAGCCGATTTTGTGTTGACAAGTAATTGGATTATGAATTTCGAATTGCGATATCAGTTAGTTAGTGATTTTGATCAAGCTGTTTTTAATTTGGGATTTGCTTATCGATTTTAATTTACTCCTTAATTAAGGAACTATAAAAGGAAATTTGTCAGAATTCACAGGATGCGATTCCGGATCAAGCCCAAATCGCATCCAATATTCTTTCTTTCACCTGCGAGATGAAATCTATTTATGAATAAAAACCGTATCTTTGCGCAGAATTATATGTCGATATCCAAAAATAAGATATGAAGAGAGTTTTCTGCCCCAAGTGTGATAATCAGTTAGCGTTTGACGAAACGAAATATCCGGAAGGTAAAGTGTTGGCGTTCGTATGCCCGCAATGTGGTTCTCAGTTTAAGATCAAGTTAGGACGAAAAATAGTCCGTACCGAATCGGGACAGGAAAAAGAGGTGAAGGAACCTGACTTCTCCTGCGGCTATATTACGGTAATCGAAAATGTCTTTGGATTCAAACAGGAACTTCCACTTGTAATGGGTGATAACGTGATCGGCCGCCGCAATAAAGATACTGACGGAGTCGATGTCCCCATCATCACAAGCGATCCTAGCATGGGGCGTAAACATTGTGTGATCAATGTGAAAGAAGATAAGGAAGGAAAGCTCATTTATACATTGCGCGATTTCCCGAGTCTTACCGGAACATTTCTGTGCAGCGTACTTGTCGGAAAGAAAGAACAGGTGCGGGTTGGAGAAGGCGCCATTGTAACGATCGGTGCTACCACCTTTATTCTTCATGTACCGGGAGGGGAGGAAGAGTAGCCTTTTCTATTTGAACTTAGATACTGTCCGGAGTGAAACTGACCTCTACATCAAGGCGATAAGGGAGATAGGGAAATTGGCGTAGGTTTCGGGAGAGATGGATGCAAAAATCCTTTTCGACTCCGGGGGCAGTAAACTAAGCTAAAGAATCATTATTCATGCTTTTGTATTCGACTTCGAATATAAAACAACTCATATCGGGTTTGGCTCACGCCCTTTTACATAAAGAACTACAAATATACTAAACGAAAGTTTCATAAATTATGGTCAAATAGACCTTAAAAGGCTATCAGTTAGTCTGTAATCTTGGCGTTGTATTAAAATGTAAGTGTTAAATCGGATATTTCGAACAATCTTTCTGACAGATCTCTTTTTTATATGTACTTTTGTAATCGAAAGAGGCAATGAGGTTAATTAATGGAACAGAACAAGGTACAGGCCACTACGGGGATCACTTTCCGTATACTGGTCGCTTTGAGCATATGTCACTGCTTGAATGACACATTACAGTCCGTTATCTCGGCTGTTTATCCACTATTTAAGGAAGATTTAGGGTTGAGCTTTGCCCAGATCGGGTTGATAACGCTTGTCTACCAGTCGGCTGCATCCGTATGTCAGCCGTTGACTGGACTTTTTTTTGACAAATGGCCCTCGGCATGGTCGTTGCCGACAGGGATGAGTTTTACGCTTGTGGGGTTGTTGAGCTTGGCTTTTGCCAATACGCTGCCATTAGTCCTTTGTTCGGTGGCATTGGTAGGGATCGGCTCGTCGGTCTTCCATCCGGAGGCCTCCCGGTTGACTTCACTCGCATCGGGTGGAAAGCGAGGATTGGCGCAATCGTTGTTCCAGGTCGGAGGAAACTTGGGAGGATCGTTGGGACCGTTGCTTGCAGCCGTTTTTGTCGCCCCCTACGGGCGGAGGCATATCGCCTTGTTTACGATCCTGGCTTTTACTGCGATTATGGTGATGATCCCTGTTGGGCATTGGTATAAAAGTTTCCTGCTCCGGTTGAGGAAAGCGGAAGGAGAAACGCTTAAGACGAGTGTCTGCAGACCACTCCCGATGGGAAAGACCGTATTCTCGATAGCGATCCTGTTGATCCTAATCTTCTCCAAATATATTTATATGGCGAGTTTGAATAGCTATTACACCTTTTACCTGATTCATAAGTTCGGGGTCAGTGTGCAAGCTTCTCAACTTTATCTCTTTGTTTTCCTGATTGCGACGGCAATCGGAACGCTGTTAGGCGGACCGATCGGTGACCGGGTAGGACGGAAGTACGTGATCTGGGCTTCTATCTTAGGTGCAGCCCCGTTTACACTAATCATGCCTCACGTGGAAAACCTATATCTGACGACGATTCTCAGCTTCTGTGTCGGCTTGACCTTGTCGTCGGCTTTCCCGGCTAT from Parabacteroides merdae ATCC 43184 includes the following:
- a CDS encoding 1,4-dihydroxy-2-naphthoate polyprenyltransferase, translating into MQIMLKTDMEDKKSLAGAWVEAARPRTLPASVSPVLLGCALAYYDGMFDITPAVLCLLVALFAQIASNFANDYFDFKKGADREDRLGPERAVAQGWITPKAMLTGTFAMLGLACLSGLLLICFADWRLIWVGLAIAICVLAYSAGPFPLAYNGLGDVCVLLFYGVIPVCFTYYIQTLSFSLLSFLLSVALGLLSVNILVVNNYRDYLQDKAARKRTTIVLFGRRFGRVFYILNECVAFLLVLPLVLDAPWWILFLFGILFALCFYTTRELLTLEGRALNRTLGHTARNVFLFAAVLSLLFVYVGSSL
- a CDS encoding DMT family transporter, which translates into the protein MNNLKGFAFGILTSATFGLIPLFTLPLMAKGMQFDSILFYRFLFAALALAGIMAAKKESFHADKRDIPVLILLGFFYTASAMFLFWGYNFMSAGIATTLHFTYPVFVTLIMLLFFREKTSWITLMAIVLAICGVARLSIGEEEIRLSALGVFIVLLSALGYALYITTVNKFLAGGSTSRLKMGGRKLTFYVFIVSTALFAIKAGTNQGIQPIPDSMSFVNLILLAIVPTVISNITLVLAVHNIGGTLTAVLGAVEPITAVCVGILVFSEPFTPNLAVGILLIIIAVTMIILSKSIQGTLRKLYRKAAHFQVSK
- a CDS encoding DJ-1 family glyoxalase III, whose protein sequence is MKKAIVFLANGFEEMEALGTVDILRRGGIEVTTVSITTDPVVIGAHNVPVTADTTLNNALLNDADALILPGGMPGASNLNDSETVKEALLGQYREGRIVAAICAAPMVLGGLGLLKGRKATCYPGFEPKLIGANVTGEAVEVSDNVITGKGPGLVMNFGLALVAAIKNDAVAEEVAAGLLL
- a CDS encoding energy transducer TonB family protein, with translation MKLNKDDIYGIAGSVAFHLFILLILGFTVLKTVVPDEDGGILVNFGNVNAAAGTFEPKYTGQEPPQETTPPPPPVPEPKVETPKEDLVTQEIEESVAIEEAKKKKEKEEQRKKEEEKKRKEEAEKERIRKEEAEKKRLAEERRKKEQAISNKVAGAFGIGSQEGNSQGDAGSGTGNQGSPFGNSDHGANEGVGGYGSFNLNGRSIGAGGLPRPAYTIQEEGRIVINITVDPKGNVIFAEIGKGTNIDNGSMRKSALDAAKRAKFNSISGANNQSGTITYLYKLK
- a CDS encoding ExbD/TolR family protein, which translates into the protein MALKRRTKVNESFSMASMTDVIFLLLIFFMVTSTVVIPNAIKVTLPQAQKQTAAKPLTRVTIDANLNYYVAFGNQREKQVSFEEITPFLQDSYAKEPEMFVALYADETVPYKEIVRILNIANQNKFKMVLATRSQK
- a CDS encoding MotA/TolQ/ExbB proton channel family protein, with translation MSILLSLQAVGAQTAEQMPDLTAVTAPTEAEINVIDLAFKGGWIMVVLLLLSLMACYIFIQRLMVIRRAGKEDETFMNRIKDYIHEGKVDSALNLCRSTNTPSARMIEKGITRLGRPMNDVLVAIENVGNLEIAKLEKGFPLIATTAAGAPMLGFLGTVTGMVRAFFDMANAGTNVDVTLLSGGIYEALVTTVGGLVVGIITLFAYNYLVSQVDNVVNKMEARTMEFMDLLNEPAN
- a CDS encoding pyridoxine 5'-phosphate synthase, whose amino-acid sequence is MTNLSVNINKVATIRNARGGNVPNVLKVALDCETFGAQGITVHPRPDERHIRYSDVYALKPEIKTEFNIEGYPCEKFIDLVLKVKPTQVTLVPDAPDAITSNAGWDVKAHFDQLSELVETFTSHGIRTSIFVGTDLENIELAAKTGTDRIELYTEPYATLYPVNREEAIAPFISAAGLAKNLGLGINAGHDLSLENLAYFHQNIPGLDEVSIGHALISDALYYGLKETIRLYKECLVY
- a CDS encoding CBS domain-containing protein, translating into MLVKDFITKELPVLKSFDTGEYALALMDDFKLKHLPLLSENIYRCLVSEKDLLAMPDPTAIIGDPVLFSPSVQEDTHIYEALALVTRYQLSLLPVVSTEGEYRGVITRDKLIDILSELCNADTAGSVFVLEVMPQDYSMTDIARLIEANNAHILSLLSYTDKTTGRLHLIIKIDLEDVSPVIRSFERFNYTVLYYFMEKGMVDDLLQQRMEELVRYMNI